TGGCTGATTTTGCCACAAGACTAAAAAAGCTAAGGAAGGGTAATAACATTATGCAAAAAGAATTAGCCAAGGAATTAAATTTGGTCCAGACGACAATAGCCAATTATGAAAAAAATCTTAGATTTCCGAACCAGGAGAATTTAACCAAAATAGCAGATTATTTTAATGTTTCTTTAGATTATTTGCTAGGAAGAACAGACATAGCTGTAAATAGTTTAGAACTTCTAAAAGAAAACGAAAAAAAGATTAATGAATTAAATCTGGATAACCCCCACTCTTCTTTAATGGAGAGTTATTTGCAAGCATTACTAGAATGCAACAAAGAAAAAGCCATCAATTTAATACACGAAGCTATAAAAGAGGGGATTTCTCTTGAAGATATTTATTTGTATGTTTTTGAGCCTGCCCTCAAAAAAATTGGTTATCTTTGGGAAAAGGCTGAAGTAACTGTAGATGAAGAGCATTATTGTACAGAACTAACAAAACAGCTCATGTCTAGGTTCTTTTCTTATATGAATAAGAATTCTACTAAAAATTATACTGTGGTTTCAGTTTCTGCCAGCGGAGAATCACATGATGTGGGCCTTAGGATGATAACAGATATTTTAGAGCTAGATGGTTGGAATGCATATTACTTGGGGCCAAATACTCCAACAGAAAATATTATTAATGCAATTGCAAATAACAAGGCAGAAATTTTGGCTGTCTCTGTAACAATGCTTAACCATATAGAAACTGCTAAAAACTTGATAGAAGCTGTTCGAAATAATCCAAACAGTCAGGGGGTAAAAATACTGGTAGGTGGAAAAGCTTTTAACCAGAAACAAAATCTGTGGAAAAAAATTAGGGCCGATGGTTATTCTGACAGTCTAAAAAACGTGCGAAAAGTAGCTAATGAGTTAATTAACCAATGATGTAAAAGTTTCTTGCAAACTTAATAATTCTTGGAAAAATCCCATTATGACTATTCATCCTATTAAATTACTAATAATCAAATAAAGGCCAAATACCACTAACAGTGGTATTGCTACTTTGTAGTTTCAAAGCATAACTATTCCCTCCTTCCAATTTTAGATCCACTTATTATAATTCTATCTTATTATTCTCCAGTTTTCATGTTTAAAATTCCATTTCATTTCTTTTACTTATGCTGTAATTTTTTGCCTCCTATTCAAATTATAAGTAAAGTTATAAAACGGATAATAACCATTAAAATATTTACTTACATAATAAAATTATTAAAAAGGCTGAAAATTCACTACACCCTTTAACTTATTTTTGGGATCGATAGTTAGAGTAAATGTTTTGGGAATAAACCCCTGGTTGTACGGCATAAGCATCTTTGCCTTTTTAAAACTGTGTGACACTCTCCGGCTTTTATAGATTTAGTCCCCGATGCTGTAAAATATATTTCTTCCTATTCAACTTTCATCTATACTCACATATTCCCCTATTCTCGCAAAATATACCCCAAAGTCCCATACCTTTTCACCGGTTATAATTTCAAAAACTTCTTTATATACTTGAAGCTGTGGAAGATAAACCTCTGCATGCTGCGATAGCTCTTCTCCTGATTCTACTTCATCAACCCTATCAGTCTTATAATCAACAATAACCCATTTGCCCCTATCTTCTTCAGCCTGGGCTTTACCGTGTGAAGCCTCTGATGACTTATCCTTTTGATGAGATAAACTTGATTTTTGATACACAAGGTCCATGGTTCCAGAAAAGAGTATAGGAACATCTATGTTTTCACTATCTTTATCACCCAGGTTTTGACTGATATAATCATGCAGGTTTTCCTCTGGTTCTGTGCGAAGGTGAAATGGCACTTCTGTCTGAATGCCTGGTGAGTGATTAATTTGTGTAAATAGATCAGAAGATAAAAAAGTATCTATCATACTGTTAATAGTTTCTTTCTCCTGGGTAGTATCTCTGTTTTCACCCAGGTGCTCTTTAAGAAGGCGCTTGACAAGCTCATGTTTTCTTTTTTCGCCAAATTTGTCTTTATCTTTTACGATAATTTCAAATGCCCTGTGAATGATATTTCCAAGAAGTGCTCCCTCTAGCTCATCTTGTGAACCAGCATCACTGGTAGAACTAACCTTTGTTTTTTTCTTTTGTAGATCAGTAGGAGCCTTGACCATGTAGGTGTTTTCTTTTAGTCTGGTAAGGTCATCTGAATTGAAGCTAGCATATAACTTTGTAAGATCTTCTGTTTGACCCTTTTCGCCTGACCCTATCCCGCTGCCGGCTTCTACCTCTCGGGTAGCTATTTCACCTTCTTTTTTATCTTTTTCCCCTTCATCCTTTGTTCCGGCCAATTCTTCTTTTGCAGGCAAAGACTCTATCTCTAGTTCTTTAATATCCTCATCGCTGTTTTCTATCAGGTCATGCCAGGGGTTTTTCTTTTTCACCTTGGGTTCTGCCACGTCACTAATTACTAATAGCTCCTCTGCCCTTGTTGCTGCTACGTATAGGAGTCTTGTTTCTTCACTTTGTTGATATTTTAGCTCTTCAGCTTTAATCTCTTCCCAATTCGGTGGGAAGGCTATCTCCTGGCGGCCAAAATTTCTTTGCCTAGAAAAGCTAAAGTACCCCCTTGGTTTATCCTCTAGTCTTTGGATATGTTTACTCAAAAAATTCTTTGGGTCGACTTTCTTGCCAGGATTAGCTAGAAACACCACTCTTGCTTGAAGCCCTTTTGCCTTGTGGAGATTTAATAAACTGACAGAGCTTTCCTTTCTGGAGAATAGATCTAGCTCTTCTTCCGGGTTTTTTTCTAAAAGCTCTTTTAGCTTTTTCACCAGGGAAGGAAAATCAGTCTTCCCCTGGCTTTCAAGTTGTCTTGCGTACTCTAGCACCTGGTATAGATAAGCACACCTAGGCTCTTTCATCTCCTCTACAGTTAGCATCAGGGGATAGAGCCCAAGATCATCAATTATCTTTTCTAGACATACCGCTGGTGAATAATTTAGTTTCCACTGGTGATATTTCCTGATTCTCTCAAAGGATTCTAAAAGACTATCAAGCCCTTTTATTTCGCCTCCCCCTTCTAGTTTCCTGGGTAGAAGATACTTAGCCTTCCTCCTTCCTCCTTGAATCTATAAAGAGTGTTATCATCAATCCCGCAAAAAAGCCCCCGTAAAACTGCTGCCAGATAAACCTGGTTATCCGGCTCATTAAGTAAAGCTAGAAGCTTATATAACTCATGCAGTTCCTGGACTTCTCCCATGGAGCTTCCCCCTGTCATGGCCACAGGTATTCCCTCGTCTTCTAGGGCTCTTGCGTACTTGTCCATCATAGCCCTGTACCTAAGTATGATCATGAAATCTGCTGGTTGATAGCTTTCTTCTCCCCATGGGCACATGTCCAGCATTTTTCTAATAGACATTGCAATCTGGCGGGCGTTTTCCTCCACTACTTTTTCCTGATTGGTAGCACCTGCCGGTACTTCAAGTTTTCTAACCCCAGTCATCCTAGCGTCTACACCTTCTGGATCTGTATTAGAGTCTGAGATAGGATCAGGAGTAACAGTTTTGAGAGGAGTATGTTTTGCCTGGTATTTATTAAACTCTGGCGGCAGTAGCTTTTTGAAAACAGGGTCAAACCAGCTGCCAAGGCTATTAACCGAGCGAAAGTTAGTGGTAAGTTCTAGGACTTCCCCGCCTTTTTGTTCTAATAGATCTTTTACCAGATTATAGATATCTATATCAGCCCTACGAAAGCGATAGATGGACTGCTTGGGATCGCCCACTACAAATAATGAACCCGGATAGGGTGTTAGCTTTTGCCAGTCTTTTTCTTCTGTTTCCTTGCCCGTGAGATAAAACACGAGCTCTGACTGCAAAGGGTCAGTGTCTTGAAACTCATCTATCAATAAGGCCCTGTATCTCGTTTGAAAATATCGTCTAACTTCCGGGTAGTCTCTTAACATATCCCGGGCCCTTAAAAGCAGGTCGTTGAAATTTAGATAAGAAGATTCTTCTCTTTTGGCACTGTAATATTTCACAGCAGGGATCAAAAACTGCATAATCCGGTAGTGGCAGTATTCTTTCCATTTATTTAGCACAGGTACTATTATGTTTTCCCGAAGGTGGATGGCCTCGTCCCTTAGCTCTTTTGCCTTTTCTTTCTCTTGCCAGCGGTTAAGGGTAACGTCACTATTTTTCTTTACTCTATCGAACTGGCTAAGTAGGGCTACTATGTTCACCCCAGTGTTCATATCAAAGTAGCTAAAGTATCGTCTAGTCTTTAGTATCGCCTGTTGCAGTTTGTCATAGCCCTGTGATGGTTCTCTTTCTGGCATGTTTTTGGCCGCTTCTTCGATCAAAGGATTTAGCTTTTCTAGGGCAGCATTAAGATCCGGTGGTTCTAGCTCTTCATAATAAAAGTTTATATCGGGATAGCTAGAGAGCTCTTTAAAACTGTCTTTTAGCTTCTGGGGGTTAATTCCTATGCGGTCAAGACTATCTAAAAGCTCTATATTGTTAAGGCGCACATGAAATAAGAACTCTTCAAATATTTCGTCCTCAAGAGCTTCTTCTTCAAGCTCTTCTATCTCTTCAAAGTCAGGGTCTAGCCCGGTTTCAACCGGCCTTTCTTTTAATAAAGTTGAAGCAAAGGAATGAATTGTCCCTATGAAGGCTTCGTCTAGCTCCTCAAGGGCCCTTTTTAGCCTGGCTTCTACTTGATATAGTTGATGGTCTTTTAATTCTGTTTTTGTCTGGTCTTCGGTGTCAAATTGCTCCCTGCTTCCGGCTTTTTCTTTGCTATCTGCCTGGTCCTCAGTTTTAGAGTTGTTACATGCTTTTGTATATGCTTTTTCTAGCTCGTTTTGAAACCTTTCTCTTAGCTCGGCGGCTGCTTTTCTTGTAAAGGTGATGGCGGCTATCTCGCCTGCCCTGTACTTTCCAGAGCTTATTAGTGAAGTCATCCTCTGTACCAGGCTTCTTGTCTTTCCTGAGCCTGCACCTGCTTCTACCAAGAAGTTACTGTCAACTTCTTTTTCAATTCTTTCCCTTACATTTTGGTCTGGCGGGGTTATTTTTTTATTCATAATTTCTCACCTGCCGTAATAGTTCAAGTTCTGGCTCGCTTTCATGGAGCAAGGCCAGTACCTCACTGTAGCGTCCTCTTTCACACACCAGAGGATAGTCACAGAATTTACAGTCATTTTCATCGTCTGTCATGACAAAGTCCCCCTTGTTCATAATGCCCAAGAGGTTGTCAAGTAGAGCCAAAAAATCTTCCTTATCTTCAAGACAGTAGTAGCGGATATACCTGTCGCCCTCTCCTTTGACGGTGGGGAAAATATAGCCCCCACCCCTTACTTCTATCTCCCTGTCCGGGTACAATTCTTTTAGCTTCTCTTCAAGGGCCAGGGCGTAGAGAGCGTGCTGAAGCTGCCTGCCGCCCTGGTAGTATTTTTGCTCGGAGTAGCTATAGGTGCTGCCTGTTTTGTAATCTAAGGCAAGGTATCTTCCTTCAGCATCTTCATCAACCCGATCGATTTTGCCCTGGATATAGATCTTTTTGCCCGAGGGAAGTACTAGAGGTACTTGGTCAAGATAAAACTCCAATAGCACCGGCCGTGAGATTTCTGCGTAATCTAATTCGCTTTGTAAAAAGACTTTAACTGAATTAAGTAGCTCCGATCTTTCATAGGAATAAACTAGCTCGCTTGGAGGGGGGATCTCCTCTCTTTGGCTTTCGATCCACTGTTTTGCCATCTTAATAACCTCATCTATATGTTTTTCCTTTACAGGGAGATCAGACCTGTCTATAATCTCCCTGTAAAACTCCTCAAAGATACTGTGTAAAAGCTGTCCCCGACTTAAAGAATCCAGCCAAGCCGTGGGATCGTACTCCACATCTTCTGGAGGTTCTATCCTTAGAACATAGCGTAAAAAATAAGCAAAGGGACAGCTAGCTAAGAACTCAAGTCTCGTAGGAGAGATAACGGATTTTGTGTTTTTATCTTGCTTACCTTCTAGCTTACTTTTCAGATCGTTTCCCGGGGCTAAGGTTTCCTGTGAACTAATAATATTGCCATCATAAGGGGTGAAAGCCTCAGACAGTCTATTTTCTTCTGCTTTGATTCCCCTTTGCCAGTGGGGATAGTGATCCCAAATACTTTGACTGGCTCTTTGACTGATACTTTGACTTGTCCTGTATAGATAAAGCCACAGGTCCTTTGCGGCAAATATTTCGCTTAGCTCCCCGGGGGAAGGGTCTTGTCTTTTGTTAGAGTTCAAATATTCTTCCAGGCGGCTATAGTCTGCCCAGGGCTCATCGAAGACCTCTCTATATATACTCAAGATTAGAGAAGAGGGAAATTTTTCCCTGTGCTCTATAGTATCAAATGAAGAATAACTTATATTGAGACTGGTGAAAGGATTTTGCAGTGTCAATAGCCTCTTCATCTCCAGGTGGTTTTTATCTATTATTTGCTTTTGCAGGGGTAACTTATCCGACAGGTTCTTTCGCTCTTCGTCTAGTAGTACAGGGTCTTCGCTCTTTTGGCCTGGGAACCTGTCTCCGTCAAGGCCCATCAGGAATAGATGATCCCTTAGTTTATAGCGCCCGTTAAGGTAGTGGTCTATGTGTATATGCCCGGGTCTAGGGCTATCTTTATTTACTCTTGCGTTAGAGATATTTTCCTCGATTAAATCCAGGCCATCTCCGAGTTCTAGGTAGTTATCACCCACGCTTTGGGTAACTTCTAGTTCTTCTAAGAGTTTTTCTCTGGCTTCTTTGTCTGCCGGGGAGAATATCCTAGAATAGCTCTTTATAATTTCTTTTAGCCCTTGAGAGAGCTTTGAAAGCTTTATTTTTTTTGTGTAGCCATCATCATCTACTTCAAATTCAGGCAGTAAAGATAACAACCCTTCAAGCCATTTATAAAGGACTTGGTAGCTTTTAAGCTCCTTTTTAATATATTTTGATTCTTGGTCCTTTTCTTTAAGGGAGTTTATCTTTGCTTCTAACATATCAAGATATCTCTCCTTGGACCAGCCTACTCCTGCTTCTCTTAGCATACGTCGCACCTTTAGTGGAGATAGCTCTTCTTTAGATAGTTCATCTTGCTTCAGGTCAAAGATACTTTCACTCATGATCCGGGCAAATTCTAAAACCTGAAAATCACTTCTGATCCATTCGATTAACATATAGGAGAGCTTGCCGGGCCTTGTGTGATATATGGATATTCCCTCACCAAAGGTACAGGGAAGGTCGTAGTTATCCATGAATTGATAAAAAAGTTCCACATAGGGAGATGAGGAGGTATATAGTACTGTTACCCTGTCAAAAGAAAGTTCTTCTTTTTTGATCTTGGAAAAGATCCATTTGATTTCTGCAGTATCCCCGTAGGCTTTGCAAAAATCGTAATC
The Natranaerofaba carboxydovora genome window above contains:
- a CDS encoding cobalamin-dependent protein (Presence of a B(12) (cobalamin)-binding domain implies dependence on cobalamin itself, in one of its several forms, or in some unusual lineages, dependence on a cobalamin-like analog.), with the translated sequence MADFATRLKKLRKGNNIMQKELAKELNLVQTTIANYEKNLRFPNQENLTKIADYFNVSLDYLLGRTDIAVNSLELLKENEKKINELNLDNPHSSLMESYLQALLECNKEKAINLIHEAIKEGISLEDIYLYVFEPALKKIGYLWEKAEVTVDEEHYCTELTKQLMSRFFSYMNKNSTKNYTVVSVSASGESHDVGLRMITDILELDGWNAYYLGPNTPTENIINAIANNKAEILAVSVTMLNHIETAKNLIEAVRNNPNSQGVKILVGGKAFNQKQNLWKKIRADGYSDSLKNVRKVANELINQ
- a CDS encoding 3'-5' exonuclease, yielding MKEPRCAYLYQVLEYARQLESQGKTDFPSLVKKLKELLEKNPEEELDLFSRKESSVSLLNLHKAKGLQARVVFLANPGKKVDPKNFLSKHIQRLEDKPRGYFSFSRQRNFGRQEIAFPPNWEEIKAEELKYQQSEETRLLYVAATRAEELLVISDVAEPKVKKKNPWHDLIENSDEDIKELEIESLPAKEELAGTKDEGEKDKKEGEIATREVEAGSGIGSGEKGQTEDLTKLYASFNSDDLTRLKENTYMVKAPTDLQKKKTKVSSTSDAGSQDELEGALLGNIIHRAFEIIVKDKDKFGEKRKHELVKRLLKEHLGENRDTTQEKETINSMIDTFLSSDLFTQINHSPGIQTEVPFHLRTEPEENLHDYISQNLGDKDSENIDVPILFSGTMDLVYQKSSLSHQKDKSSEASHGKAQAEEDRGKWVIVDYKTDRVDEVESGEELSQHAEVYLPQLQVYKEVFEIITGEKVWDFGVYFARIGEYVSIDES
- a CDS encoding UvrD-helicase domain-containing protein encodes the protein MNKKITPPDQNVRERIEKEVDSNFLVEAGAGSGKTRSLVQRMTSLISSGKYRAGEIAAITFTRKAAAELRERFQNELEKAYTKACNNSKTEDQADSKEKAGSREQFDTEDQTKTELKDHQLYQVEARLKRALEELDEAFIGTIHSFASTLLKERPVETGLDPDFEEIEELEEEALEDEIFEEFLFHVRLNNIELLDSLDRIGINPQKLKDSFKELSSYPDINFYYEELEPPDLNAALEKLNPLIEEAAKNMPEREPSQGYDKLQQAILKTRRYFSYFDMNTGVNIVALLSQFDRVKKNSDVTLNRWQEKEKAKELRDEAIHLRENIIVPVLNKWKEYCHYRIMQFLIPAVKYYSAKREESSYLNFNDLLLRARDMLRDYPEVRRYFQTRYRALLIDEFQDTDPLQSELVFYLTGKETEEKDWQKLTPYPGSLFVVGDPKQSIYRFRRADIDIYNLVKDLLEQKGGEVLELTTNFRSVNSLGSWFDPVFKKLLPPEFNKYQAKHTPLKTVTPDPISDSNTDPEGVDARMTGVRKLEVPAGATNQEKVVEENARQIAMSIRKMLDMCPWGEESYQPADFMIILRYRAMMDKYARALEDEGIPVAMTGGSSMGEVQELHELYKLLALLNEPDNQVYLAAVLRGLFCGIDDNTLYRFKEEGGRLSIFYPGN
- a CDS encoding PD-(D/E)XK nuclease family protein; its protein translation is MTSPFKELNEICRDYLFHEKVLLVPYHGEGTSFLRMAAKQGYSLFNIKHMTLFELAKNLIHTNVIHTDIEHNANDPGEKEIISAQKSHQVIFTILQRLQEEEELKYFHRLKPTITISSMIYNAIYELRMAQIDINNIKLVSSAKEKDIARIYHEYCKFLEENDWLDEPSVFSLAKEKINNITNNTTANITHPIYFINTDFYNDLTHLEKELLNTLPEENLYFLSDPLKPGSYEKHGEYGGGYHINPRKIDFYLSNRQKNLDYDFCKAYGDTAEIKWIFSKIKKEELSFDRVTVLYTSSSPYVELFYQFMDNYDLPCTFGEGISIYHTRPGKLSYMLIEWIRSDFQVLEFARIMSESIFDLKQDELSKEELSPLKVRRMLREAGVGWSKERYLDMLEAKINSLKEKDQESKYIKKELKSYQVLYKWLEGLLSLLPEFEVDDDGYTKKIKLSKLSQGLKEIIKSYSRIFSPADKEAREKLLEELEVTQSVGDNYLELGDGLDLIEENISNARVNKDSPRPGHIHIDHYLNGRYKLRDHLFLMGLDGDRFPGQKSEDPVLLDEERKNLSDKLPLQKQIIDKNHLEMKRLLTLQNPFTSLNISYSSFDTIEHREKFPSSLILSIYREVFDEPWADYSRLEEYLNSNKRQDPSPGELSEIFAAKDLWLYLYRTSQSISQRASQSIWDHYPHWQRGIKAEENRLSEAFTPYDGNIISSQETLAPGNDLKSKLEGKQDKNTKSVISPTRLEFLASCPFAYFLRYVLRIEPPEDVEYDPTAWLDSLSRGQLLHSIFEEFYREIIDRSDLPVKEKHIDEVIKMAKQWIESQREEIPPPSELVYSYERSELLNSVKVFLQSELDYAEISRPVLLEFYLDQVPLVLPSGKKIYIQGKIDRVDEDAEGRYLALDYKTGSTYSYSEQKYYQGGRQLQHALYALALEEKLKELYPDREIEVRGGGYIFPTVKGEGDRYIRYYCLEDKEDFLALLDNLLGIMNKGDFVMTDDENDCKFCDYPLVCERGRYSEVLALLHESEPELELLRQVRNYE